One genomic window of Candidatus Neomarinimicrobiota bacterium includes the following:
- a CDS encoding LuxR C-terminal-related transcriptional regulator has translation MTPNSHLPDGVLQGILRTKLHPPPLRPEILNRQRLIEMLSEHSYRLALITAPAGFGKSTCVRAWLEESEPNYAWLSLDDQDNNLRRFLRYLVASLQQVLPSLGTSTLAMLEGESLPSAETLLTPVINDLWEMDEPGTLVLDDYHTIDEPEIHEAMRFFIDQLPHTLRLVLITRVDPAFPVARYRARGTVAEIREQDLRFTRDETDMLLNQVLGMELPDESIETLNRKTEGWAAGLQLASLSLQQTEDKTAFLESFSGETGYVLDYLIEEVLEQLPDEQQQFLLQTSILQRFNAELCGVVTGDKNAEALLTTLNEQNLFLVPLDESGQWYRYHHLFGDLLRFRLNHALHIEIDTLHRRASEWFDEQGYPDDAMSHAFQMEDSGRAIRLLDDYSEQLIQESRHSEFRQWVNRLPEDELRKYPMILLGRAWMQLLSYQTENLDNTIQETVQAIHSQECQYSDSRKQRVEFFTQILQTFWQRVTGKVQASISLSEQLLTSFPEGQTVFRSTLLYNLARAYMYFGEVEKPIHLLEQLLRELPESGNYYLRLSAMGHICNLLIQLEGPAIAATRAHEYIDRLKELGISEIPAACYLHLALGIAEYQRNDIGKSITALETAVAQSRRGDDPYVEYHAHFQLAKCHYVKDDHPGAKTHEANAARVSRESTIGIYAADLQTDQLSVQAAADKFDKVAAELQSVNYVPDEVFTPIQEKQGFLIIRSALHRKESEQARPLIEQLKGTAEVKARKGSLLVLNIYEAAVEYIAGNLSDAFKILEQSLVRAANREEIRPFLEISPQMKKILSAYIESNTPSGDAREVARLILGKIRNDTAQSIIPGFKQDLISPLTEREQEVLSYLGENNTYQEIADSMFVSLNTVKTHLKNLYGKLEVSSKTEAIEKARQLGFLD, from the coding sequence ATGACCCCAAATTCTCACCTGCCCGATGGAGTTCTGCAGGGAATTCTCCGGACCAAACTGCATCCGCCGCCGCTCCGTCCGGAGATCCTCAATCGTCAGCGTCTCATTGAGATGCTCTCGGAACACTCATATCGCCTGGCACTCATCACGGCGCCGGCAGGGTTCGGAAAAAGTACCTGTGTCCGGGCCTGGCTGGAGGAATCAGAACCGAATTATGCATGGCTCTCTCTGGACGATCAGGATAATAACCTCAGACGCTTCCTGAGATATCTGGTGGCCTCGCTTCAACAGGTTCTGCCTTCCCTGGGAACATCCACACTTGCTATGTTGGAAGGTGAATCTCTGCCTTCAGCTGAAACACTCCTGACCCCGGTCATCAACGATCTCTGGGAAATGGATGAACCCGGGACGCTGGTCCTGGATGATTATCACACCATCGATGAACCGGAAATCCATGAGGCAATGCGCTTTTTCATCGACCAGTTACCGCACACGCTCCGCCTTGTGCTCATCACCAGAGTTGATCCAGCATTTCCGGTAGCCAGGTATCGGGCCAGGGGAACAGTCGCCGAAATCCGGGAACAGGATCTCCGGTTTACCAGAGATGAAACCGACATGCTCCTGAACCAGGTGCTGGGAATGGAATTACCCGACGAAAGTATCGAAACGCTGAACCGGAAGACCGAGGGCTGGGCTGCCGGACTGCAGTTGGCGTCATTATCCCTTCAGCAGACAGAGGATAAAACCGCATTCCTGGAATCGTTTTCCGGTGAAACAGGATACGTCCTGGATTATCTCATAGAAGAGGTGCTGGAACAATTACCTGATGAGCAGCAACAGTTTCTCCTGCAGACATCAATTTTACAGCGGTTTAATGCTGAATTGTGTGGTGTTGTCACTGGTGACAAAAATGCTGAAGCGTTGTTAACTACCCTGAATGAGCAAAACCTGTTTTTAGTGCCACTGGACGAATCGGGGCAGTGGTACCGATATCATCACCTGTTCGGCGACCTCCTCCGGTTCCGGCTCAACCATGCTCTACACATCGAAATCGATACTTTACACAGGAGAGCCAGTGAGTGGTTTGATGAGCAGGGCTATCCCGATGATGCAATGTCCCACGCGTTCCAAATGGAAGACTCCGGCCGGGCAATCCGCCTTTTAGATGATTACAGTGAGCAACTGATCCAGGAGAGCCGGCATTCGGAGTTCCGACAGTGGGTGAACCGATTACCGGAAGATGAACTTCGGAAATATCCGATGATTTTACTTGGCCGGGCATGGATGCAACTATTGAGTTATCAGACTGAGAATCTGGACAATACCATACAAGAAACCGTACAGGCAATCCACTCTCAGGAGTGCCAATATTCCGATTCCCGGAAGCAACGTGTGGAGTTTTTCACACAGATCCTTCAGACCTTCTGGCAAAGAGTGACCGGGAAGGTTCAGGCCTCCATCAGTTTGAGTGAACAATTGTTAACATCATTCCCCGAGGGGCAGACCGTATTCCGAAGTACGCTGCTTTACAATCTGGCCCGCGCCTATATGTACTTCGGTGAAGTCGAAAAACCTATTCATCTGCTAGAACAGCTCTTAAGGGAACTCCCGGAGTCCGGAAATTACTATTTAAGACTCTCGGCAATGGGGCATATTTGTAATCTGTTGATTCAGCTGGAAGGCCCGGCAATAGCTGCAACCCGCGCACACGAATATATTGACCGGTTAAAGGAGTTGGGTATCAGTGAAATTCCTGCTGCATGTTATTTGCACCTGGCACTTGGAATAGCTGAATACCAGAGAAACGATATCGGGAAATCGATCACGGCACTGGAAACTGCCGTGGCTCAGTCGCGTCGGGGTGACGATCCCTATGTTGAATATCATGCACATTTTCAACTCGCAAAATGCCACTATGTAAAAGATGATCATCCGGGGGCAAAAACTCATGAAGCCAATGCTGCCAGAGTTTCCAGAGAGAGTACAATCGGAATTTATGCGGCGGATTTGCAGACTGATCAACTGTCGGTACAGGCAGCCGCAGATAAATTTGACAAGGTAGCAGCAGAGCTCCAATCCGTAAATTACGTACCGGATGAGGTGTTTACTCCGATACAGGAGAAACAGGGGTTCCTTATAATTCGGAGCGCGTTGCATCGGAAAGAAAGTGAACAGGCGCGACCATTGATAGAGCAGTTAAAAGGAACAGCAGAAGTGAAGGCTCGGAAGGGAAGCCTGCTCGTTCTTAACATCTACGAGGCCGCGGTCGAATACATCGCCGGAAATTTATCCGACGCATTCAAAATACTGGAGCAATCTTTGGTGCGTGCGGCGAACCGGGAGGAGATTCGCCCCTTCCTGGAAATTAGTCCGCAGATGAAAAAAATTCTGTCTGCATATATCGAGAGTAATACACCGTCCGGGGATGCCAGGGAAGTTGCACGGTTAATCCTCGGTAAAATCAGAAATGATACCGCACAATCCATCATTCCCGGATTTAAACAGGATCTCATCAGCCCGCTGACCGAACGGGAACAGGAGGTGCTATCATATCTTGGTGAAAACAACACCTACCAGGAAATCGCCGACAGTATGTTTGTCTCCCTCAATACAGTAAAAACCCATCTGAAAAACCTGTATGGCAAACTTGAGGTCAGCAGTAAGACCGAGGCCATAGAAAAGGCACGCCAGTTGGGGTTTTTGGATTAG
- a CDS encoding tetratricopeptide repeat protein: MRQAFYIIGLVLLPLCGMTQEHPDSLFVRGVELYDTGKYGEAIDAYEQVLRQDMESAALHYNLGNAYFRDGELGEAILHYEKAKKLHPRDADIQYNLKIAKARIQDRIEPPGNSFFMRIFNGIKYWMSLNELGWLTGVLLFTGSLIFAGWWIIQIPRLQRILTGLMAVWTMLLLLVVPLLISRTLEAKQEQYGIIVQETVNAHSAPQQLSTEVFVLHEGSRVEVEDRQNQWYKIRLLDGKEGWIQANAVGII, from the coding sequence GTGAGGCAAGCGTTTTACATCATTGGATTAGTACTGCTGCCGTTATGTGGCATGACACAGGAACATCCCGACAGCCTGTTTGTCCGGGGCGTGGAATTGTATGATACCGGGAAATACGGCGAGGCAATCGACGCTTACGAGCAGGTATTGCGACAAGATATGGAGTCGGCTGCGTTGCATTATAATCTGGGGAACGCCTACTTTCGTGATGGCGAACTGGGTGAAGCCATTCTGCATTACGAAAAGGCAAAAAAACTGCATCCCAGAGATGCGGATATCCAGTACAATCTGAAGATCGCCAAAGCCCGGATTCAGGATCGGATTGAACCTCCGGGCAATTCATTCTTTATGCGGATATTTAACGGGATTAAATACTGGATGAGCCTGAATGAACTAGGCTGGCTTACCGGGGTTCTGCTTTTCACCGGTAGCTTGATATTTGCGGGTTGGTGGATAATACAAATCCCCCGGCTTCAACGAATTTTAACCGGATTAATGGCAGTCTGGACTATGCTCTTGTTGCTGGTAGTACCATTGTTAATTTCCAGAACACTGGAGGCAAAACAGGAACAGTACGGCATTATTGTGCAGGAGACGGTGAATGCCCACTCTGCTCCCCAACAACTGAGTACCGAGGTCTTTGTGTTACATGAAGGGAGTCGGGTCGAAGTCGAAGACAGGCAAAATCAATGGTACAAGATTCGGCTGCTCGATGGGAAAGAGGGCTGGATCCAGGCAAATGCTGTTGGAATTATTTAA
- a CDS encoding lamin tail domain-containing protein, translating to MVYASEITGQQSIRINEFVASNSATLADADGDYSDWLEIYNPTSEPVDLSGWSLTDDEADSTLWTFPPAQLSAGEYMVVYASGKNFRDLVFPLHTNFKIDADGEYLALYDADGTVVTSFTTFPKLPPDVAYCYNDGNYALSTTPTPGAKNIITGDLNVTPPVFSRKHGIYDALIEVEITSANESVQIYYTTDGRSPSAGNSNIYSGPINIQTTTVLRAVAVDGEFSSAVTTATYLFPDDVLTQPNAPKGYPEKWGSYIDIDGEATADYGMDPEVVHNPGYSGQMNEALLSIPTLSIVTNKNYLFSHSTDPDTGGIYIYTAAPGAPLGTDWERPASVEFFNSQDGLDFQEDCGIKIHGGHSRRPEKSPKHSFRLPFKDEYGKTKLNYPLFGEEAETSLNQVVLRGTFGNSWLHWNTNERERGTLLRDPWAKDTQLDMGHPAAHGRFVHLYLNGIYWGVYNATERVDEEFAEEYLGGDEVEYDLIKDYGEVAEGRKDAWDELIALAGKDVSDDANYYRILGKNADGTDNPEYESYLDIENFIDYMIIHFYAGNVDWDHHNWIAARNRVNPGAGFKFFSWDSERIFENVNTNILSEDNHDRPSGIFQDLTDSEIFLRLFADRVQEHLYSDGALTNEAVSQRLQDRANEIEIAIIAESARWGDYRRDVHRWANSPFELYTKVYWNRELARLTEDYFPERGDIFIDQLRDANLFPAFDAPVLLINGRQISGNKIHAGDTLSLSSPNGTMYYTLDGTDPAAGDGIASTAIEYSTPIKLYHTTPVKARLYYRNEWSALTQRVLVLPGDQKKLKITEIHYHPLQQDTIDDKYFEFLELKNTDTTSLSLAGNRFIEGVSYTFSGESVIPPGEFLVLASAPPHFNQRYGVSPHDKFTGAIDNSGERIVMVDAEGDTLINIRYDDSDPWPVTPDGAGHSLVSYTRDPVGDQNDPRRWRASASIHGSPGTDDEVSTGINGPTPTEPSQFTLYQNYPNPFNPETRIRYYLKDRKAVNITVYDLRGNEITILVDEVQSPGQYHVTFDATRLASGIYFYKLTSGHLSQMKKMIILK from the coding sequence ATGGTTTATGCGAGTGAAATTACGGGCCAGCAATCAATCCGGATCAACGAATTCGTCGCGTCAAATTCCGCTACTCTCGCCGATGCAGATGGCGATTATTCGGACTGGCTGGAAATCTATAATCCCACATCGGAGCCCGTCGATTTATCAGGATGGTCTCTGACTGATGACGAAGCAGATTCTACGCTGTGGACTTTTCCCCCTGCCCAACTCAGCGCCGGGGAATACATGGTGGTCTATGCGTCCGGGAAAAATTTTCGGGATCTGGTTTTTCCTCTCCATACCAATTTTAAAATTGATGCCGATGGTGAATACCTGGCTCTGTATGATGCAGACGGTACCGTTGTGACCAGTTTCACCACATTTCCGAAGCTCCCGCCGGATGTGGCATATTGTTACAACGATGGTAATTACGCTTTATCGACCACCCCGACGCCGGGAGCAAAAAATATTATTACTGGCGATCTAAACGTTACTCCACCGGTGTTCAGTCGCAAGCATGGAATTTATGATGCCCTCATTGAAGTTGAAATCACTTCCGCAAACGAAAGCGTCCAAATTTATTATACCACGGACGGTCGTTCACCATCTGCCGGAAACAGCAATATCTACTCCGGCCCTATCAATATTCAGACGACTACGGTGCTCAGGGCAGTTGCGGTGGATGGTGAGTTCTCAAGTGCGGTGACTACCGCCACGTATCTGTTCCCTGATGATGTGCTTACACAGCCGAATGCCCCTAAAGGGTATCCTGAAAAATGGGGGAGTTACATCGATATAGACGGGGAGGCGACCGCAGATTACGGAATGGACCCGGAAGTAGTGCATAATCCGGGGTATTCCGGGCAGATGAACGAGGCCTTGCTTTCGATTCCGACCCTTTCCATCGTTACTAACAAAAATTACCTCTTCTCGCATAGTACGGATCCTGATACCGGTGGTATCTACATTTATACAGCGGCTCCCGGCGCGCCGTTAGGGACGGACTGGGAACGTCCGGCCTCTGTGGAATTCTTCAATAGCCAGGACGGCCTGGATTTCCAAGAAGATTGCGGAATCAAAATCCATGGCGGGCACAGCCGTCGTCCCGAGAAGAGTCCCAAGCATTCGTTTCGGCTGCCGTTTAAGGACGAATACGGGAAAACAAAACTCAACTATCCGCTATTCGGTGAGGAGGCGGAAACCTCTCTGAACCAAGTGGTGCTCCGTGGTACGTTCGGCAATTCCTGGCTTCATTGGAACACGAACGAAAGGGAACGCGGTACGCTGCTTCGGGATCCCTGGGCAAAGGATACTCAATTGGATATGGGACATCCAGCTGCCCACGGAAGATTTGTACATCTCTACCTCAATGGGATCTATTGGGGAGTTTATAATGCTACAGAACGGGTGGACGAGGAATTTGCAGAAGAGTATCTCGGTGGGGACGAAGTAGAGTATGATCTCATTAAAGATTACGGCGAGGTCGCCGAGGGACGGAAAGATGCCTGGGACGAACTTATCGCTTTGGCCGGGAAAGACGTATCCGATGATGCAAATTATTATCGGATACTGGGAAAAAATGCGGATGGTACAGATAATCCTGAGTACGAATCTTATCTGGATATCGAAAATTTTATCGACTATATGATTATCCATTTTTACGCTGGAAATGTGGATTGGGACCATCACAACTGGATCGCAGCGAGAAACCGGGTGAATCCCGGTGCCGGATTTAAATTTTTCAGCTGGGATTCTGAACGCATATTCGAAAACGTGAATACGAATATCCTGAGTGAGGACAACCATGACAGACCCAGCGGCATTTTTCAGGATCTTACCGACAGTGAGATATTTCTTCGATTATTTGCCGACCGGGTGCAGGAACATTTATATAGTGACGGAGCATTAACCAACGAAGCCGTCTCCCAAAGGCTCCAGGACAGAGCTAACGAAATCGAGATAGCGATTATTGCCGAATCAGCACGATGGGGCGATTATCGCAGGGATGTCCATCGCTGGGCAAACAGCCCGTTCGAGCTCTATACCAAAGTGTATTGGAACAGAGAATTGGCCCGACTGACAGAGGATTACTTCCCGGAGCGTGGTGACATTTTTATTGACCAGCTTCGGGATGCGAACCTGTTCCCTGCCTTCGATGCTCCCGTTCTCTTGATTAACGGACGCCAGATTTCCGGAAATAAAATCCACGCTGGTGATACGTTATCACTGTCATCACCCAATGGAACAATGTACTATACGCTGGATGGCACTGACCCGGCAGCCGGTGATGGAATCGCCTCTACCGCCATAGAATACTCAACGCCGATCAAATTGTATCACACTACCCCGGTTAAGGCCAGGCTCTACTATAGAAATGAATGGAGTGCACTGACACAACGGGTACTCGTCCTCCCGGGTGATCAAAAAAAACTGAAAATTACAGAAATCCACTATCACCCACTTCAGCAGGACACCATAGATGACAAATATTTCGAATTCCTCGAACTGAAAAACACCGATACCACCTCCCTCAGTTTAGCCGGTAACAGATTTATTGAAGGCGTCTCTTATACGTTTTCCGGGGAATCCGTAATCCCTCCCGGCGAATTCCTTGTGCTCGCTTCGGCGCCCCCGCACTTCAATCAACGTTACGGGGTCTCTCCACACGATAAATTTACTGGTGCGATAGATAATTCAGGTGAGAGAATTGTGATGGTGGATGCAGAGGGAGATACCCTCATCAATATTCGATACGATGACAGCGATCCCTGGCCGGTGACTCCTGATGGAGCTGGGCATTCCCTCGTCTCGTACACACGGGATCCTGTTGGTGATCAAAACGATCCCCGGAGATGGCGGGCCTCTGCATCCATTCACGGCTCTCCGGGAACAGATGATGAAGTCAGCACAGGAATCAATGGTCCTACACCTACTGAGCCCTCACAGTTCACGCTCTACCAGAATTACCCGAACCCGTTCAATCCGGAAACCCGAATCCGGTATTACCTAAAGGATAGGAAGGCAGTGAATATTACGGTGTACGATTTGCGGGGAAACGAAATTACTATCCTGGTGGATGAGGTTCAGTCACCGGGTCAATATCATGTAACTTTTGATGCAACCAGATTAGCCAGTGGTATCTATTTTTACAAACTAACATCCGGACATTTATCCCAGATGAAAAAGATGATTATACTGAAATAA
- a CDS encoding SPOR domain-containing protein — translation MKTRIISTIAVFGLFLLTATAVTAQSESGNQYDESFDPLKLNEPSDTFFQEESRQESLRQMQEERLPLPSQEEQHAEQSGGYRVQLVATPNYQEADSLLSDVRDQFEAQAKAYLIYDSPNYKVRVGNCQSRNEAEALLQVAKQMGFRYAWIVRSTIYPDEKIWNASR, via the coding sequence ATGAAAACACGTATTATTTCAACAATCGCAGTTTTCGGATTATTCCTATTGACTGCTACGGCGGTAACAGCCCAGAGTGAATCCGGCAATCAATATGATGAGTCTTTCGACCCGCTGAAACTTAATGAACCGAGCGATACATTTTTTCAGGAAGAATCGCGTCAGGAGAGTTTGCGGCAGATGCAGGAAGAGAGGTTACCGCTTCCATCACAGGAGGAACAACATGCCGAGCAAAGTGGTGGGTACCGGGTTCAGCTGGTGGCAACGCCAAATTACCAAGAAGCTGACAGTCTGCTATCTGATGTCCGGGATCAGTTTGAGGCGCAAGCGAAAGCGTACCTGATTTACGACTCACCCAATTATAAAGTCCGGGTGGGGAATTGTCAGTCCCGAAACGAGGCGGAAGCGCTCCTCCAGGTTGCCAAGCAGATGGGATTCCGATATGCCTGGATTGTCCGAAGTACTATCTATCCCGACGAAAAGATCTGGAACGCTTCGCGGTAA
- a CDS encoding DsrE family protein encodes MELPQSDSTLIMITNEGMGTGDAELRYILINTYLSLLNDNDVLPGAICFYADGVKLVTEGSPVLDVLKSLEQKGVDLVLCNTCLKYHGLLDKIGVGIIGGMPDIITAQWKAEKVITL; translated from the coding sequence ATGGAACTCCCGCAAAGTGACTCCACTCTGATTATGATTACGAATGAGGGCATGGGCACCGGTGACGCCGAACTTCGCTATATCTTGATCAATACCTATCTCTCCTTATTGAATGACAACGATGTGCTCCCCGGGGCGATCTGTTTTTATGCGGATGGCGTGAAGCTGGTCACGGAAGGTTCGCCAGTCCTGGATGTTCTGAAATCCCTGGAACAGAAAGGGGTGGATTTAGTACTTTGCAACACCTGCCTGAAATATCATGGACTACTTGATAAAATCGGTGTCGGGATCATTGGGGGGATGCCAGACATTATCACTGCCCAATGGAAGGCGGAGAAGGTGATTACACTTTGA
- the sat gene encoding sulfate adenylyltransferase encodes MSVQTIAPHGGTLVNRVMPAGEADNERERAKSLPQILLDAREMADLDMISIGAMSPLTGFMDQEDYESVVESMRLKSGDVWSLPITLSVTEEKKEELGGESEAALVDESTGATVGSISIEDIYSYDKEREAANVFRTTHRDHPGVQALYDQGDFLVGGDITLFEKIDHETFQHHRHTPAELRELFTERGWNSVVAFQTRNPIHRAHEYLQKCALELVDGLLVHPLVGETKSDDVPASVRMECYETILGEYYPQDRSQISVFPAAMRYAGPREAIFHALVRKNYGCTHFIVGRDHAGVGDYYGTYDAQLIFGEFEPSEIGITPMFFEHAFYCRKCQQMASDKTCPHSGKDRVFLSGTKVREKLSNGEDLPEEFTRPEVAEILKKAYTS; translated from the coding sequence GTGAGCGTACAAACAATTGCCCCCCACGGTGGAACCCTGGTCAACCGGGTAATGCCAGCCGGTGAGGCCGATAACGAAAGGGAGCGGGCAAAATCGCTACCGCAGATCCTGTTGGATGCCAGAGAAATGGCGGATCTGGACATGATTTCCATCGGTGCCATGAGTCCTTTGACCGGTTTTATGGATCAGGAGGATTACGAAAGTGTTGTGGAGTCTATGCGGCTGAAGTCTGGCGACGTCTGGTCGCTGCCGATTACACTTTCGGTGACCGAAGAGAAGAAAGAGGAACTTGGCGGGGAATCGGAGGCCGCCTTGGTTGACGAATCGACTGGTGCGACTGTTGGCAGTATATCCATTGAAGATATTTATTCCTACGACAAGGAACGGGAAGCGGCCAACGTGTTCCGGACGACTCACCGGGACCATCCGGGAGTCCAGGCGCTGTATGATCAGGGTGATTTTCTGGTCGGCGGTGACATTACACTGTTCGAAAAAATCGACCATGAGACGTTTCAGCATCATCGTCATACTCCTGCCGAATTACGGGAACTGTTCACCGAACGCGGGTGGAATTCCGTCGTAGCCTTTCAAACCCGAAATCCTATCCACCGTGCTCACGAATACCTCCAGAAATGTGCATTGGAATTGGTGGATGGATTGCTGGTGCATCCACTGGTTGGTGAAACCAAGAGCGACGATGTTCCGGCGAGTGTCCGGATGGAGTGTTACGAAACGATCCTGGGGGAATATTATCCACAAGATCGCTCCCAGATCAGCGTGTTTCCGGCGGCTATGCGTTATGCCGGCCCCAGGGAAGCCATCTTCCATGCGCTGGTACGGAAGAATTACGGCTGCACTCATTTTATCGTCGGCAGAGATCACGCCGGTGTCGGCGACTATTACGGAACCTACGACGCCCAACTCATCTTTGGTGAGTTTGAGCCGTCCGAAATCGGGATTACACCGATGTTCTTCGAACATGCCTTCTACTGCAGAAAGTGCCAGCAGATGGCCTCTGACAAGACATGTCCACATTCGGGAAAAGATCGGGTGTTTCTCAGCGGGACAAAAGTCCGCGAAAAACTGAGCAACGGCGAAGACCTGCCGGAGGAGTTTACCCGGCCGGAAGTCGCTGAAATACTGAAGAAAGCGTATACATCTTAA
- a CDS encoding TonB-dependent receptor yields MKLNKGDLMHITKLKMMIFTVLLVFAGSVTAGTISGFIKDATNEETLIAANVYIKDTQLGAMTNNQGYYIINNIPAGEVSLVCTYMGYERRELSLNLKINERRVVNLGLTPKALQSEAVVVEAEREEDIELVETGTIHVSPRTLKTAPVMAEADLMRTIQMMPGVLTSSEFSSGIYVRGGTPDQNLVLLDGSEVYNANHLFGLFSTFDVDAIKDVKFVRSGFSAKYGGRLSSVLDVTNKDGNQKSFEGKTSLGLVSAKTSLQGPLANGAWFFSGRRTYVDYMLNATEQGVSGEAKQQLEMIPDYYFYDMHLKIYQDFSHQDKLVLTFYQGSDNMNFSLDPFAFNINWGNRAVNARWTHVFSDKLFSNFYLSRSAYGSALDRDDALMTGQIFNDIEDFTMQGDLEYFPGNDHGVKLGFEYKMLESKYDARFEQQRMVLSSGSSSFAMYLQDEWKATPRLNIQPGVRVTNYSPTGFENTMEDSSYIGDPNWKISPRLAVQFMLTDKVRLKTAYGQYYQFVNIVPMGNDAMSFMDVWFPSDNSIAPASATHYVAGVEMDLPGDLTGTIEGYYKDMPQLYQFNTQATRVYKGEDLFHSGRGWAYGADFNLEKKTGDFTGWVSYSLGWTKRTFDAVNDGKTYYPRFDRRHSIKTVGAYRINERWSANFAWTYGTGQGYTRPMGHYQLQFPEDETSFVIGGERNNARMPHYHRLDMGVRYTKQLPESVMLESWSWYLQIFNAYNRRNLWHKNVNFMADGTAEVSEVRMLPILPTAGIEFSF; encoded by the coding sequence ATGAAACTGAACAAAGGAGATCTCATGCACATCACAAAACTCAAAATGATGATTTTTACGGTGCTATTGGTGTTCGCCGGAAGCGTGACGGCGGGAACTATTAGCGGATTCATCAAAGATGCTACGAATGAAGAGACGCTCATCGCTGCAAATGTGTACATCAAGGATACGCAGCTGGGTGCCATGACCAACAATCAGGGATACTACATCATCAATAATATTCCGGCAGGGGAAGTTTCCCTGGTGTGTACCTACATGGGATACGAACGCAGGGAGTTGTCGCTAAACCTGAAGATAAATGAAAGGCGCGTCGTAAACCTGGGACTCACTCCCAAAGCACTCCAGAGTGAAGCGGTGGTGGTGGAGGCTGAACGGGAAGAGGATATTGAACTCGTTGAGACTGGTACCATTCACGTTTCACCCCGTACGCTCAAAACCGCGCCAGTCATGGCAGAAGCCGACTTGATGCGAACAATCCAGATGATGCCGGGCGTGCTCACCAGTTCCGAGTTTTCCAGCGGTATTTACGTCCGAGGTGGCACTCCGGACCAAAATCTGGTGCTGCTGGACGGCTCCGAGGTCTACAACGCAAATCATCTCTTTGGGCTGTTCAGTACGTTCGATGTTGATGCGATAAAAGATGTGAAATTCGTCCGCAGCGGATTCTCGGCGAAATACGGCGGCCGTCTTTCGTCGGTGCTGGATGTCACGAATAAGGACGGCAATCAAAAATCCTTCGAGGGGAAAACATCGCTAGGGTTAGTCAGCGCCAAAACATCGCTTCAAGGCCCCCTGGCCAATGGCGCATGGTTTTTCTCGGGACGGCGCACGTATGTGGATTATATGTTGAATGCCACCGAACAAGGCGTCAGCGGTGAAGCCAAACAGCAACTGGAAATGATCCCGGATTATTATTTCTACGATATGCATCTGAAAATCTACCAGGATTTCAGTCACCAGGATAAACTGGTGCTCACGTTCTACCAGGGCAGCGACAACATGAATTTCTCGCTTGATCCCTTTGCCTTTAATATCAACTGGGGAAACCGGGCGGTCAATGCGCGGTGGACGCATGTCTTCAGCGATAAACTGTTCTCGAATTTTTACCTCTCCCGGAGCGCGTACGGTTCGGCGTTAGATCGCGATGACGCGCTGATGACCGGACAGATCTTCAATGACATCGAGGATTTTACCATGCAGGGCGACCTGGAATATTTTCCGGGGAATGACCACGGTGTCAAACTCGGCTTCGAGTACAAGATGCTGGAATCGAAATACGACGCCAGGTTTGAACAGCAGCGGATGGTGTTAAGTTCCGGAAGCTCGTCGTTTGCAATGTATCTGCAGGACGAGTGGAAAGCGACGCCGCGGTTAAACATCCAGCCAGGGGTCCGAGTCACAAATTACTCGCCCACCGGATTTGAAAATACCATGGAAGATTCATCCTACATCGGCGATCCAAACTGGAAAATCTCTCCGCGGTTAGCCGTACAATTCATGCTGACGGACAAGGTTCGCCTGAAAACCGCATACGGACAGTATTACCAGTTCGTGAATATCGTGCCGATGGGCAACGACGCCATGTCGTTCATGGATGTCTGGTTTCCCAGCGATAACAGCATCGCCCCGGCCAGCGCAACCCATTACGTGGCCGGCGTGGAGATGGATCTGCCCGGTGACCTGACTGGCACCATCGAAGGCTATTACAAGGATATGCCACAACTCTACCAATTTAATACCCAGGCGACGCGGGTGTACAAGGGCGAAGACCTGTTCCATTCCGGGCGAGGCTGGGCGTACGGCGCCGATTTCAACCTGGAGAAGAAAACCGGCGATTTCACCGGCTGGGTCAGTTATTCCCTGGGATGGACCAAGCGGACATTCGACGCGGTCAACGACGGGAAGACCTACTATCCGCGGTTCGACCGTCGACACAGCATTAAAACAGTGGGGGCATATCGCATTAATGAACGGTGGTCAGCCAACTTCGCCTGGACATACGGCACCGGCCAGGGATACACGCGTCCGATGGGACATTATCAGCTGCAATTCCCGGAGGATGAAACATCCTTCGTCATCGGCGGCGAGCGCAACAACGCCCGGATGCCGCACTATCATCGTCTGGACATGGGTGTCCGATATACAAAACAGTTGCCCGAAAGTGTGATGCTCGAAAGCTGGAGCTGGTACCTGCAAATTTTTAATGCCTACAACCGGCGGAATCTCTGGCACAAAAACGTGAATTTCATGGCGGACGGCACAGCCGAAGTGTCTGAAGTCCGGATGCTGCCGATCCTGCCAACCGCCGGTATAGAGTTTTCATTCTAA